The Balaenoptera acutorostrata chromosome 10, mBalAcu1.1, whole genome shotgun sequence genome has a window encoding:
- the RNF182 gene encoding E3 ubiquitin-protein ligase RNF182, with protein MAGQPPEDAAESQVSDELECKICYNRYNLRQRKPKVLECCHRVCAKCLYKIIDFGDSPRGVIVCPFCRFETCLPDDEVSSLPDDNNILVNLTCGGKGKKCLPENPTELLLTPKRLASLVSPSHASSNCLVITIMEVQRESSPSLSSTPVVEFYRPSSFDSATTMSHNWTVWNCTSLLFQTSIRVLVWLLGLLYFSSLPLGIYLLVSKKVTLGVVFVSLVPSSLVILMVYGFCQCVCHEFLDCLAPSS; from the coding sequence ATGGCCGGTCAGCCGCCAGAGGATGCCGCTGAGTCTCAGGTCTCGGACGAGCTGGAGTGTAAGATCTGTTACAACCGGTACAACCTGAGACAGAGGAAACCCAAAGTGCTGGAGTGCTGTCACAGGGTGTGTGCCAAATGCCTCTACAAGATCATAGACTTCGGGGACTCCCCGCGCGGCGTCATCGTCTGCCCTTTCTGCAGGTTCGAGACGTGCCTGCCGGATGATGAAGTCAGCAGCCTGCCCGATGACAACAACATCCTGGTGAACTTGACTTGTGGCGGCAAAGGCAAGAAGTGCCTGCCCGAGAACCCCACGGAGCTGCTGCTGACCCCCAAGCGGCTGGCCTCGCTGGTCAGCCCTTCCCACGCGTCCTCCAACTGCCTGGTCATCACGATCATGGAGGTGCAGAGGGAAAGCTCACCGTCGCTCAGCTCCACGCCCGTGGTCGAGTTCTACAGGCCCTCCAGCTTCGACTCCGCAACCACCATGTCGCACAACTGGACCGTGTGGAACTGCACGTCCCTGCTCTTTCAGACGTCCATCCGGGTGTTGGTATGGTTGCTAGGCTTGCTATACTTCAGCTCCTTGCCCTTGGGCATCTACTTACTGGTGTCCAAGAAGGTCACCCTCGGGGTGGTCTTCGTCAGCCTCGTCCCTTCCAGCCTCGTCATCCTGATGGTGTACGGCTTCTGCCAGTGCGTCTGTCACGAATTCCTGGACTGTTTGGCACCGTCCTCTTAA